In Lates calcarifer isolate ASB-BC8 linkage group LG21, TLL_Latcal_v3, whole genome shotgun sequence, a single window of DNA contains:
- the gal3st2 gene encoding galactose-3-O-sulfotransferase 2 isoform X2, producing the protein MLSPPRRWIREQPLSSVTSCIRRGLCSRRHSLWILLVLLVVCIAIQTFVARQARSDKLTELPHLRFTVNKQHLFPTRQNHWEGLHSESSLAVKQNVRVLQTERPSDLHHQNGGYGKPSHDVLLRHVDKIRNLATASQIEARRVSPGKMLLLKHGNKPGLGHPGSLSLHSTRKGLTVGTDKRLINTPIPTSFLKAHINSIHSKATCHPKSHIVFLKTHKTASSTILNILYRYGESRNLTFALPLNKHSQLFYPFFFASHFVEGVSSRSVKEFHIMCNHMRFRKSEVAKVMPEDTFYFSILRHPVAMMESIFIYYKSIPAFHKTHSLDDFLDNSWRNYNSSVTNNHYAHNILAFDFGFDNNVAADAEDLEERASIAIAAIEQDFHLILISEYFDESMILLKHALCWSLENVVSFKLNSRSERTRHPLLPNTAEKIKKWNALDWRIYLHFNTTFWYKVDSLVGQEQMRKEVSQLRELQVKLANTCLKDGGAVDPSQIKDAGLKPFQYGAAVIQGYNLNPHIDRETKAKCERLITPELQYTDRMYTQQFPELAAKHRQATRMVHPQRQRSDRTGMMGMVWARESHHRQFIRHKFSNLKNQKASTSVLLTHTEGNNKTNMS; encoded by the exons ATGCTGTCCCCACCGAGGAGATGGATCAGAGAGCAGCCTCTGAGCTCTGTAACCTC GTGTATAAGGAGAGGGCTATGCAGCAGGCGTCATTCTCTGTGGATACTGCTCGTCCTGCTTGTCGTCTGCATTGCCATTCAGACCTTTGTCGCTCGCCAGGCCAG GAGTGACAAGCTGACGGAACTACCACATCTAAGATTCACTGTCAACAAACAGCACCTGTTTCCTACTCGGCAAAATCACTGGGAAGGCCTTCATTCTGAATCTTCACTGGCAGTAAAGCAGAATGTAAGGGTGCTACAGACAGAAAGACCTTCAGATCTTCATCATCAGAATGGAGGATATGGAAAGCCATCACATGATGTTTTGTTGAGACATGTGGATAAAATCAGGAACCTTGCTACAGCCTCTCAAATAGAGGCAAGAAGAGTTTCACCTGGAAAGATGCTTCTACTAAAACATGGAAACAAGCCTGGCCTCGGACATCCAGGGTCTTTGTCCCTCCATAGCACTAGGAAAGGTTTAACTGTAGGCACAGACAAAAGGCTCATCAACACTCCCATTCCAACCAGTTTTTTAAAGGCTCACATCAACAGTATCCACAGTAAAGCAACCTGCCACCCAAAGTCTCACATTGTTTTCCtcaagacacacaaaacagccAGCAGCACCATCTTAAACATCCTCTATCGCTATGGTGAAAGCAGGAACTTGACCTTTGCCCTCCCCctgaacaaacacagccagTTGTTTTACCCATTCTTTTTTGCATCACATTTCGTGGAAGGAGTCAGCAGCAGAAGTGTGAAGGAGTTCCACATCATGTGCAACCACATGAGGTTTAGAAAATCTGAG GTGGCAAAAGTTATGCCTGAAGATACCTTCTACTTTTCCATCCTAAGGCACCCTGTGGCCATGATGGAGTCCATCTTTATTTACTACAAGAGCATCCCAGCCTTCCACAAGACTCACAGCTTGGACGACTTCCTAGACAACAGCTGGAGAAACTACAATTCATCAGTGACCAACAACCACTATGCACATAATATCCTGGCCTTTGACTTTGGCTTTGACAACAATGTTGCAGCTGATGCTGAGGACTTAGAGGAGAGAGCCAGCATCGCTATTGCAGCCATTGAACAGGACTTCCACCTTATTCTTATTTCTGAATACTTTGATGAGTCCATGATCTTGCTCAAACATGCCCTATGCTGGTCCCTGGAAAATGTGGTCTCCTTTAAGCTCAACAGTCGAAGTGAACGAACTCGTCACCCACTTTTaccaaacactgcagagaaaatCAAGAAGTGGAATGCTTTGGACTGGAGGATCTACCTACACTTTAACACAACCTTCTGGTACAAAGTGGATAGTCTGGTTGGTCAAGAACAGATGAGGAAGGAAGTATCTCAGTTAAGAGAGCTACAAGTCAAACTAGCAAACACATGCTTGAAAGATGGCGGGGCAGTCGACCCATCCCAGATAAAAGATGCCGGGCTAAAGCCATTCCAGTATGGAGCAGCTGTCATTCAGGGCTATAACCTAAACCCACACATAGACAGAGAGACCAAAGCAAAATGTGAGAGACTTATAACTCCAGAACTGCAGTACACAGACCGTATGTACACTCAGCAGTTCCCTGAGCTAGCTGCTAAGCATAGACAAGCAACAAGGATGGTTCATCCTCAGCGTCAACGCTCAGACAGAACTGGTATGATGGGAATGGTCTGGGCCAGGGAATCCCATCATAGACAGTTCATAAGACACAAATTCTCAAATCTTAAGAACCAAAAGGCTTCCACAAGTGTCCTGTTAACACATACAGAAggtaacaacaaaacaaatatgtcaTGA
- the gal3st2 gene encoding galactose-3-O-sulfotransferase 2 isoform X1, whose protein sequence is MLSPPRRWIREQPLSSVTSCIRRGLCSRRHSLWILLVLLVVCIAIQTFVARQARTSSRSDKLTELPHLRFTVNKQHLFPTRQNHWEGLHSESSLAVKQNVRVLQTERPSDLHHQNGGYGKPSHDVLLRHVDKIRNLATASQIEARRVSPGKMLLLKHGNKPGLGHPGSLSLHSTRKGLTVGTDKRLINTPIPTSFLKAHINSIHSKATCHPKSHIVFLKTHKTASSTILNILYRYGESRNLTFALPLNKHSQLFYPFFFASHFVEGVSSRSVKEFHIMCNHMRFRKSEVAKVMPEDTFYFSILRHPVAMMESIFIYYKSIPAFHKTHSLDDFLDNSWRNYNSSVTNNHYAHNILAFDFGFDNNVAADAEDLEERASIAIAAIEQDFHLILISEYFDESMILLKHALCWSLENVVSFKLNSRSERTRHPLLPNTAEKIKKWNALDWRIYLHFNTTFWYKVDSLVGQEQMRKEVSQLRELQVKLANTCLKDGGAVDPSQIKDAGLKPFQYGAAVIQGYNLNPHIDRETKAKCERLITPELQYTDRMYTQQFPELAAKHRQATRMVHPQRQRSDRTGMMGMVWARESHHRQFIRHKFSNLKNQKASTSVLLTHTEGNNKTNMS, encoded by the exons ATGCTGTCCCCACCGAGGAGATGGATCAGAGAGCAGCCTCTGAGCTCTGTAACCTC GTGTATAAGGAGAGGGCTATGCAGCAGGCGTCATTCTCTGTGGATACTGCTCGTCCTGCTTGTCGTCTGCATTGCCATTCAGACCTTTGTCGCTCGCCAGGCCAG GACTTCTTCCAGGAGTGACAAGCTGACGGAACTACCACATCTAAGATTCACTGTCAACAAACAGCACCTGTTTCCTACTCGGCAAAATCACTGGGAAGGCCTTCATTCTGAATCTTCACTGGCAGTAAAGCAGAATGTAAGGGTGCTACAGACAGAAAGACCTTCAGATCTTCATCATCAGAATGGAGGATATGGAAAGCCATCACATGATGTTTTGTTGAGACATGTGGATAAAATCAGGAACCTTGCTACAGCCTCTCAAATAGAGGCAAGAAGAGTTTCACCTGGAAAGATGCTTCTACTAAAACATGGAAACAAGCCTGGCCTCGGACATCCAGGGTCTTTGTCCCTCCATAGCACTAGGAAAGGTTTAACTGTAGGCACAGACAAAAGGCTCATCAACACTCCCATTCCAACCAGTTTTTTAAAGGCTCACATCAACAGTATCCACAGTAAAGCAACCTGCCACCCAAAGTCTCACATTGTTTTCCtcaagacacacaaaacagccAGCAGCACCATCTTAAACATCCTCTATCGCTATGGTGAAAGCAGGAACTTGACCTTTGCCCTCCCCctgaacaaacacagccagTTGTTTTACCCATTCTTTTTTGCATCACATTTCGTGGAAGGAGTCAGCAGCAGAAGTGTGAAGGAGTTCCACATCATGTGCAACCACATGAGGTTTAGAAAATCTGAG GTGGCAAAAGTTATGCCTGAAGATACCTTCTACTTTTCCATCCTAAGGCACCCTGTGGCCATGATGGAGTCCATCTTTATTTACTACAAGAGCATCCCAGCCTTCCACAAGACTCACAGCTTGGACGACTTCCTAGACAACAGCTGGAGAAACTACAATTCATCAGTGACCAACAACCACTATGCACATAATATCCTGGCCTTTGACTTTGGCTTTGACAACAATGTTGCAGCTGATGCTGAGGACTTAGAGGAGAGAGCCAGCATCGCTATTGCAGCCATTGAACAGGACTTCCACCTTATTCTTATTTCTGAATACTTTGATGAGTCCATGATCTTGCTCAAACATGCCCTATGCTGGTCCCTGGAAAATGTGGTCTCCTTTAAGCTCAACAGTCGAAGTGAACGAACTCGTCACCCACTTTTaccaaacactgcagagaaaatCAAGAAGTGGAATGCTTTGGACTGGAGGATCTACCTACACTTTAACACAACCTTCTGGTACAAAGTGGATAGTCTGGTTGGTCAAGAACAGATGAGGAAGGAAGTATCTCAGTTAAGAGAGCTACAAGTCAAACTAGCAAACACATGCTTGAAAGATGGCGGGGCAGTCGACCCATCCCAGATAAAAGATGCCGGGCTAAAGCCATTCCAGTATGGAGCAGCTGTCATTCAGGGCTATAACCTAAACCCACACATAGACAGAGAGACCAAAGCAAAATGTGAGAGACTTATAACTCCAGAACTGCAGTACACAGACCGTATGTACACTCAGCAGTTCCCTGAGCTAGCTGCTAAGCATAGACAAGCAACAAGGATGGTTCATCCTCAGCGTCAACGCTCAGACAGAACTGGTATGATGGGAATGGTCTGGGCCAGGGAATCCCATCATAGACAGTTCATAAGACACAAATTCTCAAATCTTAAGAACCAAAAGGCTTCCACAAGTGTCCTGTTAACACATACAGAAggtaacaacaaaacaaatatgtcaTGA